From the Salipiger sp. CCB-MM3 genome, the window ACCAAAGAGCCGATCACCGAAGGTTTCGTGTCGCTGCTCGAGCCCTTCATCGACACGGTGGTGATCTGCACCATGACCGCGCTTGTGATCATCATCACCGGCGTCATGCAGATCGACCCCGAGACCGGCAATTACATCTGGAACGCCGATCTGGGCCGTGTCGAAACCATCGGCGACGTCTCGGGCGTGGCGCTGACCTCGGCGGCCTTCGGCTCGACCATCTCGTGGTTCCCCTACGTGCTGGCGCTGGCGGTGATCCTCTTCGCCTTCTCGACGATGATCTCCTGGAGCTACTACGGCCTCAAGGCGTGGACCTATATGTTCGGCGAAGGCAAGGCGCAGGAGCTGATCTTCAAGGTGATCTTCTGCATCTTCGTGATCATCGGCGCGGCGATGAACCTCGGCCCGGTGATCGACTTCTCGGACGCCGCGATCTTCGCCATGGCGCTGGTCAACATCTTCGGCCTCTACTTCCTGATGCCGATCGTGAAGGGCGAGCTGACCAGCTACAACGCGCGGCTGAAGTCCGGCGAGATCAAGCGCTACGCGTAAGACCTCCCAAAGCTTAGGGACGGGGGCGCCACAAGGCGCCCCCGTTGTCTTTTGCGAGCGATCACTTCGCCGCCAGCAGCTCCGGCACTTCGAGCAGGATGAACTCGTTGTGCGCCGCTTCGCCCGGCGTGCGGCCGCCCGAGAATGGCAGGTTGTTGTCGTTGGCGACCAGAATGTGGCTCTCGTCCACGGCAATCACGTCCTCGATGGTGAAGAACGGGAAGCTAAAGGTTTCTCCGCCAGCGCCCATACTCGGCAGCGCTTTGGCGCCCGGATCGGCGATGTTCAACAGGTCGATCTGACCGATGCGGCGGATGAAGCCCTCACCGTCGGTCTGGCTCATGTCGACCAGCACAATGTTTTTGACCTTGGCGGGGTTGGGGTAGCAGTCCGAAGTGTCGCTTGCGCCCTCGGCGCAGGCCTGCGCCATGTCGCCCTCGCCATTGTCGCGCTCGATGACCAGCGCGCGGGTCTCGTCGATGAAGTTGAAATCGCCGATCGCGGTGGCGCCTTCGGCAAGCTGGAACTTCACGGTCTCGCCGGTCCATTCGCCTGCTTTAGGGTCGAAAGCGATGACCCGCAGGAACGGGCCTTCGGTCTCGCCGCCCTCGATCAGCACCGGCTTTTCCAGCATCGCCCAGAGCAGATCCGTGCCCGGCTGCAGCGCCATGCCCTCGTAACCGCCCGAGCGCTGCACCTGATAGTCGTTGCCCGCCTTGGCGGGGACGAAGACGCTGTAGGTGTCCGGCCCGTGCAATTCCTTGCCATCGAGCTCGGTGGCGAAGACCTCTTTCACCACACCGTCAAGACCGGCGCGGATGATATAGGGGCCGAACTCGTCGCCGATCCAGACCTCGCCGTCCAGCACCTGAATCGACTCGGTGTCGAAATCGGCGCCGGTCAGGTAGCGGCTCTCTGTGCCTTCATAGGCAATGCGGAAGGGCACCTTATGGTCGGGGTCAGACAGGAAGACGGTCTCGCGGCGCTCGACGTTGCCGGTCTCGAAATCCGGGGCCATCTTGTGAAAGAACAGCAGCGCGTCGGGCGAGTTGCGCTTCGAGCCAAAGCCGTTGTCGGTCAGCGTGTAGAAGCTGCCATCCTCGGCGCGGGTCATGGCAAAGCCCGACATGCCCTGCACCGGCTGGCCGATGAACGGCAGCGAGATGCCGGTGCCGTGGTTGCCGTAGTTCTTGCCGGTGTTGCCTTCGACGCTCATCGCCTGCGCGTTGCGGACGGCGCCGGTGAACTTGCCCGACAGCCATGCATCGCGCGGCGCATCCGCCGGCGGCTCGACCAGCGACAGGGCGGGCAGGTAGGCGTGACCGGCGAGCTTGGCCGGGAAGACTTCCTGAGCCGTGGCGGGCGCGGCAAGCGCGCTGGCGAGGGCAAGGACGGACAGCGAAAGGCGCATCATGTATCTCCTCAGGGATGCTGCAATGCGCCGCTGCTACCGCCCTTGCGTAAAGCTCACGTGGCCGTGATGTGACGCCGGGGTGAAAGTGGAGAGCCGGGTGAGCGCCTGCCCGTGGGGTGGCGCTGCGCCTGTTGAGGACTGCGCTTTATCTCGCCAAATCCGTGTGACACCCGAACGTTTTGCACAGACGACAAAGCGCCAGCCCGCCGGGACGGGCAGGCGCTCGCCCGGCGGCCTACGGCCTCTGCTCCGGGCTCAATGACGCAAAATAATCCAAAAGCAAAACGCCCCACCAAATGGCGGGGCGTTGCAAAAAGCCTGAAACAGGCTCGAAATCAGTAGCGGTAGTGCTCGGGCTTGAACGGGCCTTCCGGCGTCACGCCGATATAGGCCGCCTGCTCGGTCGAAAGCTGGGTCAGCTTGGCACCGACGCGCTCGAGGTGCAGGCGCGCGACCTTCTCGTCGAGGTGCTTGGGCAGGATGTAGACCTTGTTCTCGTACTGGCTGCCGTTCTTGTAGAGCTCGATCTGCGCCAGCACCTGGTTGGTGAAGGAGGCCGACATCACGAAGCTCGGGTGGCCGGTGGCATTGCCGAGGTTCAGCAGGCGGCCCTCCGACAGCAGGATGATCTTGTTGCCCGAGGGCATCTCGATCATGTCCACCTGGTCCTTGATGTTGGTCCACTTGTGGTTCTTCAGCGAGGCCACCTGGATCTCGTTGTCGAAGTGACCGATGTTGCCGACGATGGCCATGTTCTTCATCTCGCGCATATGCTCGATGCGGATCACGTCCTTGTTGCCGGTGGTGGTGATGAAGATGTCGGCGTCGGCGACGACGTCCTCCAGCAGCACCACCTCGAAGCCGTCCATCGCCGCCTGCAGGGCGCAGATCGGATCGGCCTCGGTCACTTTCACGCGCGCACCGGCACCGGCCAGCGAGGCCGCCGAGCCCTTGCCCACGTCGCCATAGCCGCAGACCACGGCGACCTTGCCCGCGAGCATCACATCGGTGGCGCGGCGGATGCCGTCCACGAGGCTCTCGCGGCAGCCGTATTTGTTGTCGAACTTCGACTTGGTGACCGAATCGTTCACGTTGATCGCCGGGAAGGGCAGCAGGCCCTTCTTCTGCAGATCATACAGGCGATGCACGCCGGTGGTGGTCTCTTCCGAGACGCCCATGATCGCGTCGCGGGTCTTGGCGAACCAGCCCGGGCTCTGCTCCATGCGCTTCTTGATCTGCGCGTGGATCACCTCTTCCTCTTCCGAGGTCGGCACACCCAGATCCTCGCCCGCCTCGGCGCGCGCGCCCAGAAGGATGTAGAGCGTGGCGTCACCGCCATCGTCGAGGATCATATTCGCGCCTTCGGCGAACTGGAACGAGCGGTCGAGATAATCCCAATGCTCTACAAGCGTCTGGCCCTTCACGGCAAAGACCGGCGTGCCGCCCGCGGCGATCGCTGCGGCGGCGTGGTCCTGCGTCGAGAAGATGTTGCACGAGGCCCAGCGGACATCCGCGCCGAGCGCCTTCAGCGTCTCGATCAGCACGGCGGTCTGGATGGTCATATGCAGCGAGCCAACGATGCGCGCGCCCTTCAGCGGCTGCGCTTCACCGAATTCGGCGCGGCAGGCCATCAGGCCCGGCATCTCGGTCTCGGCGATATCAAGTTCCTTGCGGCCGAACTCGGCCAGCGCGATGTCCTTGACGAAATAGTCTTCAGCCATGTTCCGGCGCTCCAATTGAAATCTCGGGATCATTGAGCGAGGTAGCATCCCTTGCGATACCCCGCAACGTGGATCACTATCCACGGCAAACCTAAGGCTAACCCGGACCCTGTTCCGGAGCAGAGCCGGACATGCGGCAGGCACTTTGTGAACCAGATACATCCCAGCAACCAGTATGGACGCTACTGCGTGCCCGCCGGACTCGAGGCGCGCCCCGCCGCCAAAGCGGTGCTGGCGGGCGGCGTCTATGAGCCCGAGACCATCGCCTTCATGCGCGCCCACGCAGGCGGCGGCGACGTGATTCATGCCGGAACCTTCTTTGGCGATTTCCTGCCCGGCGTCGCGGCGGCACTGGCCCCGGGCGCGATGCTCTGGGCCTTCGAGCCCAACCCCGGCAGCTGCGCCTGCGCGCGTGAGACGATTGCGCTCAATGGGCTGCAAAATGTCACGCTGACAAACGCGGGCCTGTCGAACCGCGAGGCAGAGATGCTCTTCCGCACCCATGACGCGGCGGGCGCAGCGCTCGGCGGGCTGTCGCATTTCACCGATGCGCCCGGCCCCGGTGTCACGACGGTGCAGACGGCGATGCTGGACTTCGCCATTCCCCGCGACCGCAAGGTCTCGATCCTGCAACTGGATGTGGAAGGCCATGAGAAACAGGCGCTCAAGGGCGCCTATCACCTGCTGCACCGCTGCAAACCGATCCTGATCCTCGAAAACCACGGCAATGAGACATGGGTCCAGCGCAGTTTCCGCGGCCTCGGCTATGAAAAGCGCGGCAAGCTGCATGGCAATTTTGTCTACGCCACAACCGATCTGACTGTCTGAAGATGCCCCCCAAATCCAAACAGCCCCGCGCCTGGCAGCGCATGCTCTCGGGCCGCCGCCTCGATCTGCTCGATCCCACGCCGGTGGACATCGAGATCGAGGACATCGCCCATGGCCTCGCCTTCGTGGCGCGCTGGAACGGCCAGACCCACGGCGACTACCCCTATTCCGTGGCCGAGCATTCGCTGCTGGTCGAGACCCTGTTCTGCCGCCTCTGCCCCAATGCGACGCCTGTCGAAAAGCTCTTTGCGCTGCTGCATGACGCGCCGGAGTATGTCATCGGCGACATGATCTCGCCGGTGAAGGCGGCGGTGGGGCCGGGTTACAAGGAGCTCGACAAGCGGCTCCAGGCGGCGATCCACCTGCGCTTCGGCCTGCCATCGGCGCCGACGCTGCGGCTCAAGAGGCAGATCAAAAAGGCCGACAACGTCTCGGCCTGGATGGAGGCGGTGCAAATCGCCGGGTTTTCCGAAGCCGAGGCGTCGCGCTTTTTCAAACGCCCGGATGCGGATCTGATCGCGGGGCTCGACATTCACCTGCGCCCGCCGGTCGAGGTGCGCCGCGCCTATACCGCGCGCCACGCAGAATTGCTGGCCGAGCTGTGAGCGCTCCGGCCTCTGTCCGCCGCGCCGGTGCGCTGGACGCACGGCCCATGGCTGAGCTGCTGAACGAGGTGATCGCGCAGGGCGGTACAACCGCGATGACACGGCCCGTCACCGGAGCGGAGCTGCGCGCTTGGATGCAGACCGAGCGCGCCATTTGGCACATCGCCGAGGATACGAGCGGCGCGCTTCTGGGCTTTCAAAGGGTCGAGCCGCACCCCAAGCATGGCGCGTATGTGGCGCAGATCGCCAGCTTCGCGCGTCCGGGCCGCACGCGGCTCGGCATCGGCTCGGCGCTCTTCGAGGCGACACGGGCCGCCTGCCGCGCCGCCGGATACCGCTGGATCAACGCCGAGATCCGCGCCGACAACGAAGGCGGGCTGATCTACTATCAAAGCCGGGGATTCGAGACATACGGCCACATTCGAGACTATCGTCTCGACGACGGCACGTGTGTCGACAAGCTGCTCAAGCGCTACGACCTTTGAGCCCGATCACTCCGGTTCCAGATCGGCGCGCACCCCCGGCGGCGGCTGCGGCACAAGCACCAGCGCCCCACCTGCCGAAATGACGCAGCTCATCTCGTCGCTGCGCGTCAGCAAAAGCGTGTAGCCGCCGCTGTCCTCCGAGCCCCAAAGCTCGAAGAGTGTTTCGGGCGATTGCAAACCAAACGCGATCTGACGCTCGCCGAACTCGCTTTTCAGCCGCTCCACCAGCGCCGCACGCGGCAGGCAGCTTGGCACCTGCGCCTCGCCCATGGGTGGGCCCAGCGCCGCCGCGCCGAAGATCAGACTTGCGGTGAACAGACGTTTGTACATGGGGTCCTCCTTCCCGCCGGAAGGAGCGCCGCCAGTGCCGGTGTCCGACCGGCTTCACATGTCGGGAATGCTTTATCTTACCACAAGTGAAGAGAAAAATCGCCACACATCGGATCGAGCCGCGACACGACTTCGTGTCTCGCTCAAACCGCTTCGGCAGCCCCTTCCTCTTGGCAAAAATATCCCTGCCGGAGGCAGCGCCCAAAGGGCGCTTTCCTCACTTCGGCGAGCGTTTCGCGAGAATGCGCTGCAGCGTCCGGCGGTGCATGTTGAGCCGCCGCGCGGTTTCCGAGACGTTGCGGTCGCAAAGCTCATAGACCCGCTGGATGTGCTCCCAACGCACCCGGTCGGCGCTCATCGGGTTCTCGGGGGGGGCGGCAGGTCGTCGCCCTTGGACAGCAGCGCATTGGTGATGTCGGTGGCGTCGGCGGGTTTCGACAGATAGTCGGTGGCGCCGATCTTCACCGCGGCCACGGCGGTGGCGATGTTACCATAGCCGGTCAGCACCACGATGCGGCTGTCGGGGCGGCGCTCGCGCAGCACTTCCACCACGTCGAGCCCATTGCCGTCCTCCAGCCGCAGGTCGATCACCGCATAGGCTGGCGGTCGGGCGGTGGCGATGGCCTTGCCCCCGGCCACGGTTTCGGCGGTTTCGACCTCGAAGCCGCGTTTCTCCATGGCTTTGGCGAGACGCTTGAGGAAAGGCTCGTCGTCATCGACAAGCAACAGCGAGCGATCGTCGCCCAGATCGTCTTGTGAAAGTTCCGCCACGGCGGCCCCCGTGTTATCCATCGGCAAATATCGCCGTATGAGAATTTCTCTTATCCCGCCCGAGGGATGCGGTCAAACCAAGGCGGCTCACATGTGGTCGATAAAGCACGCGGCCCGCTCGGAGAGCTGCTCCGGCGTCACGTCGCGGCGGACATAATCGACAAAGCCTTCCCCCGGCAGCACGAGGTAGGTGAAGGCCGAATGGTCGACGAGATAGAACTCTTCGTCGGGGTCGTTGATCTTGTAATAGACCCTATAGGCCTTGGCCGCCGCATCGACCTGCTCTGGCGTGCCGCTCAGGCCGATCATCTTGTCGTGGAAGTTGGTGACATAATCGCCCATCACTTCGGGCGTGTCGCGCGCCGGATCGAGGGTGATCATCGCGGGGGTCACCGAATAGCCCGCTTCGGCCAGAAGATCCGTCGCCTCGGCGTTGCGCGCATTGTCCATCGGGCAGACGTCCGGGCAGAAGGTATAGCCGAAATAGAGCAGCGTCGGCTCGGTGATCACATCGGCATCGCTCACCGTCTCTCCGGCTGCGTTCAACAGTTCGAACGGCCCGCCGATGTCGCCCGCCACGGCCCCGGCGCGGCACTGCGCGAAACGGTCGTCGCCGCGGCCCCATTGCGTGGCGACCCACATTCCGGCGCTCAGCGCGATAAGCCCGCCAGCGGCGGCGATGGCGACGATCGGTGCGGTTTTCATGTGGCCTCCCTGAACGATCCCGTCCCGGCGGCAAAGCCCGGACCCCGGGATCGCATTGCAAATCCCCGCCTCAGACCTAACAATTGCCGGCAGAGGATCAAGACACGAAAGCAAGGGCATGAGCCAGACCGACCTGAACGAACCCGGGCAGGCGCTGCTCTGGACCGAAGAGCGCAGCACCTTCATCCGCCTGCGCACGATGATCCTGCTGCGCTGGGTGGCGATCTGCGGCCAGATTGCCGCGCTGGTGGTGGCGCAGTCGATCTATGACCTGCAGCTGCCGCTGGGCCTGTGCTACGTCGCGGTGGGCATCTCGGTGATCGGCAACCTCGTCGCCAGCCTGATCTTTCCAGAAACCAAACGCCTGTCGGAAGCCGAGAACTTCCTGATGGTGATGTTCGATCTGCTGCAGCTGTGCTTCCTGCTCTATCTCACCGGCGGGCTGAACAACCCTTTCTCGGTGATGGTGCTGGGGCCGGTGACCGTCTCTGCGGTGATGCTGTCGCTGCGCTCGACCATCGTGCTCAACGTCACCGCCTTTGTGCTGATCTCGGGCATGGTCTTTGCCAATGTGCCGCTGCACACATTCGACGGGCAGGTGCTGCAGATCCCCGATCTCTTCGTCTTTGGCCAATGGGTCGCCATCGCCATCGCGCTGGTGTTCCTGTCGGTCTATTCGCGCCGAGTCACCACCGAGATGAACGCCATGTCCGACGCGCTCAATGCCACGCAGATGGCGCTGTCACGGCAGCAAAAGCTTAACGATCTGGGCGGCGTGGTCGCCGCTGCCGCGCATGAACTGGGCACGCCGCTGGCCACCATCAAACTGACCTCGGCGGAACTGATCGATGATCTCGACGACCGACCGGACCTGCAGGAAGACGCGCGGTTGATCCGCGAGCAGGCCGACCGCTGCCGCGACATCCTGCGGTCCATGGGCCGCGCCGGGAAGGACGATCTGCACCTGCGCAGCGCGCCGCTGAGCGAAGTGCTGCGCGAGGCCGCCGAGCCGCATGAGAACCGCGGCAAGACCATCGAGCTTGAGCAGATCACCGGCACCGAGGGGCCGATGCCGCAGGTGCTGCGCCGCCCCGAGGTGATCCACGGGCTGCGCAACCTCGTGCAGAATGCGGTGGATTTCGCCCGCAGCCGGGTCTGGATCGAGACCGGCTGGAACGAGCGCAGCATCACCGTGCGGATTATCGACGACGGGCCGGGCTACCCGCCGCATCTGCTTGGCCGCATTGGCGAGCCGATGATCCGCCGCCGCCGCTCGGAGGCCGAGCGCAAGGCGCGGCCCGAGTATGAGGGCATGGGGCTCGGGCTGTTCATCGCCAAGACACTGCTGGAACGCTCCGGCGCGGAACTGAGCTTTGCCAATGCCTCCGATCCCAATGCCCCCGAGCCGCCCGGTACCCGCCGCGGAGCCGTGGTCGAACTGGTCTGGCCGCGTGAGGTGATCGTTGTGCCTGAGCAGGACCTCGGCGCGATGCTTGGCGAGAACCCCGTGTTCGAGCCTTGAGGCCTGCGGCAGCGGCTCTGAACCGGCGTCATATCCGCCGAGAATTAACGGGTTATTAACCAATCTTCCCATAGGCATAGGGGACGACCTGCCTTGAGGAGATCGTCATGACCCCGTCCGTCGCATTGGCCATCGGACTCGGTGCCGGAGGCGCGGCCTTCCTCGGCTCACTCCTGCTGCCCAAATCGCGGCGTGCGAGTGACGTTGACCCGATCGCCAGAAACAGCGCCGACACGGAAATCCTGCTTGTGGACGGCCAAGTCGCCGATATGACCGGCGCGGCGCGGCAGATGCTCGACTGCGAGCCGAACGAGGATCTGGACTGGCCCACGCTGATCCGGCACCTCGAGCCGGTCTTCGGCCCATTGCCGGAGCAGCCGCCGCACACACCGGCCAGCGTCGACTCGCCGCTCTTCCCCGAGGCGCGGCTCTCCATGTTCCCCGCCAAGGATTCCCTGCGGCTTTCGGTGCAGGCGGATTACCTCGCCGCCGGGCATCAAATCCGTCTGCGGCTCGATCAGGCGGAAATGCTTCGGCTGCGGCGCGCCATGGCGCTTGTGCCCTGCCCGATCTGGCAGAGCGACACATTGGGTCAGGTCAGTTGGTTCAATCCCGCCTATGAGGATGTCTGCGCTCAGATCGGCACCGCGCCCGATGGTCCCGCGCCCTTCGAGCTTGCCGCCCCCGATGGCAGCGACACGCGCCGCAGCCGCACTGCCGTCGGTCCGCGCGGCGACCGCGCGCAGCTTTGGTACGAGGTGCAATCGCACCGCACCTGCGACGGCTGGCTGCATGTGGCGACGAATATCGACGCGGTCATTCATTCCGAGGTCACCCAGCGCAACTTTCTACAGACCCTCACCCGCATCTTCGCGCATCTGCCGATCGGCCTTGCGGTGTTTGACCGCGAGCGCCGGCTGGCGCTGTTCAACCCGGCCCTGATCGATCTTGTGCATCTCGAGGCCGAGTTTCTCAGCACCCGGCCCAATTTGATGAGCTTCTTCGACGCGCTGCGCGAGGGGCGCATGATGCCCGAGCCGAAGAACTACCAAAGCTGGCGCGAACATCTTTCCGAGGTGATCGCCGCCGCCGCCTCGGATCTTTACGTCGAAACATGGGAATTGCCCTCCGGCCTGACCTACCGGATCACCGGGCGCCCGCATCCCGACGGTGGCATCGCCTTCCTGTTCGAAGACATCAGCTCCGAGATCTCGCTCACCCGGCGCTTCCGGCGCGAGATCGAACAGGCGCATTCGGTGCTCGATCAGTTCGAAGATGCGGTCGCGGTCTTCTCCGATCACGGCACCCTCAGCCTGTGCAATGCCGCCTACCGCACGCTTTGGGACGATGACCCCGACAGCCGTGTCGCCGATCTTTCGGTGGCCGAGGCGACCGCGCGCTGGCAGGCGCTCTGCGCGCCCAGCCCGGTCTGGGGCGACATTCGCGATTTCGTCCTCTGCCTGCGCGAACGCGCGCCATGGGAAGCCCACCTTCGGCTGTATACCGGGGGCGGCCTGCTGTGCCGCGTCGCGCCGATGGCCGGCGGTGCGACGCTGGTCCGCTTTACCCCCGAGGACACCGGCGCCGCCGCGC encodes:
- a CDS encoding SCO family protein, with the translated sequence MKTAPIVAIAAAGGLIALSAGMWVATQWGRGDDRFAQCRAGAVAGDIGGPFELLNAAGETVSDADVITEPTLLYFGYTFCPDVCPMDNARNAEATDLLAEAGYSVTPAMITLDPARDTPEVMGDYVTNFHDKMIGLSGTPEQVDAAAKAYRVYYKINDPDEEFYLVDHSAFTYLVLPGEGFVDYVRRDVTPEQLSERAACFIDHM
- a CDS encoding HD domain-containing protein — protein: MPPKSKQPRAWQRMLSGRRLDLLDPTPVDIEIEDIAHGLAFVARWNGQTHGDYPYSVAEHSLLVETLFCRLCPNATPVEKLFALLHDAPEYVIGDMISPVKAAVGPGYKELDKRLQAAIHLRFGLPSAPTLRLKRQIKKADNVSAWMEAVQIAGFSEAEASRFFKRPDADLIAGLDIHLRPPVEVRRAYTARHAELLAEL
- a CDS encoding GNAT family N-acetyltransferase, whose amino-acid sequence is MAELLNEVIAQGGTTAMTRPVTGAELRAWMQTERAIWHIAEDTSGALLGFQRVEPHPKHGAYVAQIASFARPGRTRLGIGSALFEATRAACRAAGYRWINAEIRADNEGGLIYYQSRGFETYGHIRDYRLDDGTCVDKLLKRYDL
- the ahcY gene encoding adenosylhomocysteinase, which gives rise to MAEDYFVKDIALAEFGRKELDIAETEMPGLMACRAEFGEAQPLKGARIVGSLHMTIQTAVLIETLKALGADVRWASCNIFSTQDHAAAAIAAGGTPVFAVKGQTLVEHWDYLDRSFQFAEGANMILDDGGDATLYILLGARAEAGEDLGVPTSEEEEVIHAQIKKRMEQSPGWFAKTRDAIMGVSEETTTGVHRLYDLQKKGLLPFPAINVNDSVTKSKFDNKYGCRESLVDGIRRATDVMLAGKVAVVCGYGDVGKGSAASLAGAGARVKVTEADPICALQAAMDGFEVVLLEDVVADADIFITTTGNKDVIRIEHMREMKNMAIVGNIGHFDNEIQVASLKNHKWTNIKDQVDMIEMPSGNKIILLSEGRLLNLGNATGHPSFVMSASFTNQVLAQIELYKNGSQYENKVYILPKHLDEKVARLHLERVGAKLTQLSTEQAAYIGVTPEGPFKPEHYRY
- the regB gene encoding sensor histidine kinase RegB, coding for MSQTDLNEPGQALLWTEERSTFIRLRTMILLRWVAICGQIAALVVAQSIYDLQLPLGLCYVAVGISVIGNLVASLIFPETKRLSEAENFLMVMFDLLQLCFLLYLTGGLNNPFSVMVLGPVTVSAVMLSLRSTIVLNVTAFVLISGMVFANVPLHTFDGQVLQIPDLFVFGQWVAIAIALVFLSVYSRRVTTEMNAMSDALNATQMALSRQQKLNDLGGVVAAAAHELGTPLATIKLTSAELIDDLDDRPDLQEDARLIREQADRCRDILRSMGRAGKDDLHLRSAPLSEVLREAAEPHENRGKTIELEQITGTEGPMPQVLRRPEVIHGLRNLVQNAVDFARSRVWIETGWNERSITVRIIDDGPGYPPHLLGRIGEPMIRRRRSEAERKARPEYEGMGLGLFIAKTLLERSGAELSFANASDPNAPEPPGTRRGAVVELVWPREVIVVPEQDLGAMLGENPVFEP
- a CDS encoding FkbM family methyltransferase: MNQIHPSNQYGRYCVPAGLEARPAAKAVLAGGVYEPETIAFMRAHAGGGDVIHAGTFFGDFLPGVAAALAPGAMLWAFEPNPGSCACARETIALNGLQNVTLTNAGLSNREAEMLFRTHDAAGAALGGLSHFTDAPGPGVTTVQTAMLDFAIPRDRKVSILQLDVEGHEKQALKGAYHLLHRCKPILILENHGNETWVQRSFRGLGYEKRGKLHGNFVYATTDLTV
- a CDS encoding PAS-domain containing protein, with the translated sequence MTPSVALAIGLGAGGAAFLGSLLLPKSRRASDVDPIARNSADTEILLVDGQVADMTGAARQMLDCEPNEDLDWPTLIRHLEPVFGPLPEQPPHTPASVDSPLFPEARLSMFPAKDSLRLSVQADYLAAGHQIRLRLDQAEMLRLRRAMALVPCPIWQSDTLGQVSWFNPAYEDVCAQIGTAPDGPAPFELAAPDGSDTRRSRTAVGPRGDRAQLWYEVQSHRTCDGWLHVATNIDAVIHSEVTQRNFLQTLTRIFAHLPIGLAVFDRERRLALFNPALIDLVHLEAEFLSTRPNLMSFFDALREGRMMPEPKNYQSWREHLSEVIAAAASDLYVETWELPSGLTYRITGRPHPDGGIAFLFEDISSEISLTRRFRREIEQAHSVLDQFEDAVAVFSDHGTLSLCNAAYRTLWDDDPDSRVADLSVAEATARWQALCAPSPVWGDIRDFVLCLRERAPWEAHLRLYTGGGLLCRVAPMAGGATLVRFTPEDTGAAAPA
- a CDS encoding esterase-like activity of phytase family protein, producing MRLSLSVLALASALAAPATAQEVFPAKLAGHAYLPALSLVEPPADAPRDAWLSGKFTGAVRNAQAMSVEGNTGKNYGNHGTGISLPFIGQPVQGMSGFAMTRAEDGSFYTLTDNGFGSKRNSPDALLFFHKMAPDFETGNVERRETVFLSDPDHKVPFRIAYEGTESRYLTGADFDTESIQVLDGEVWIGDEFGPYIIRAGLDGVVKEVFATELDGKELHGPDTYSVFVPAKAGNDYQVQRSGGYEGMALQPGTDLLWAMLEKPVLIEGGETEGPFLRVIAFDPKAGEWTGETVKFQLAEGATAIGDFNFIDETRALVIERDNGEGDMAQACAEGASDTSDCYPNPAKVKNIVLVDMSQTDGEGFIRRIGQIDLLNIADPGAKALPSMGAGGETFSFPFFTIEDVIAVDESHILVANDNNLPFSGGRTPGEAAHNEFILLEVPELLAAK